A region from the Vicia villosa cultivar HV-30 ecotype Madison, WI linkage group LG3, Vvil1.0, whole genome shotgun sequence genome encodes:
- the LOC131660704 gene encoding uncharacterized protein At1g32220, chloroplastic-like, producing the protein MKTIISRLIHSSPSSISKLNAFAVSINGRNLSTDSNKIDEPFKVEEAGTVNVPPPQPPTEKLLVLGGNGFVGSHVCREALNRGVPVASISRSGRSSIHDSWASNVIWYKGNLLSPESLKEALNGVTTVISCVGGFGSNATMYKINGTANINAIRAASDEGIKRFVYISAADFGVVNYLLQGYYEGKRAAETELLTRFPYGGIILRPGFIYGTRNVGSMKIPLGIVGSPMEMVFQHTRALTQIPLVGPLLTPPVNVTAVAKVAVRAAIDPVFPPGVIDVYGIQRYSQNKSK; encoded by the exons ATGAAGACAATAATCTCGCGCTTGATCCATTCCTCTCCTTCCTCCATTTCCAAACTCAA TGCATTTGCTGTGTCGATTAACGGGAGAAATTTGTCTACGGACTCTAACAAGATTGATGAGCCGTTTAAAGTTGAGGAAGCTGGGACTGTAAATGTGCCACCACCTCAACCACCAACAGAGAAG TTACTTGTGTTGGGAGGCAATGGATTTGTTGGATCTCATGTTTGTAGAGAAGCCTTAAATCGCGGTGTGCCTGTTGCAAGTATTAGTAG GTCTGGCAGGTCATCCATTCACGACTCATGGGCTAGCAATGTCATATGGTATAAag GGAATCTCCTTTCCCCCGAGTCATTGAAAGAGGCTCTGAATGGGGTCACTACTGTT ATCTCATGTGTTGGTGGTTTTGGCTCCAACGCAACCATGTACAAAATTAATGGGACTGCTAACATCAATGCAATTAGAGCAGCTTCAGATGAAG GTATTAAAAGATTTGTCTATATCTCTGCTGCCGACTTTGGTGTTGTAAATTACTTGCTGCAGGGGTATTATGAAGGAAAG AGAGCGGCTGAAACAGAGCTTTTGACTAGATTTCCATATGGAG GAATAATTCTGAGGCCAGGGTTTATTTATGGGACTCGAAATGTTGGGAGTATGAAGATACCTCTTGGCATAGTTGGATCTCCGATGGAGATG GTTTTTCAACATACCAGAGCATTGACCCAGATCCCACTTGTTGGGCCTCTATTGACACCTCCTGTCAATGTTACTGCGGTGGCTAAAGTTGCTGTTAGAGCTGCTATTGATCCTGTTTTTCCGCCTGGGGTCATAGATGTCTATGGAATCCAACGTTACAGTCAGAATAAATCAAAGTAG
- the LOC131655192 gene encoding dirigent protein 15-like, which produces MENKSIFIVLALFLCSITIPVQSEYHSEGNIKALHLKEKVTHLHFYLFDILSGKNPSAVQIAQPNITLGASQSATPFGHLYAIDDPLKDGPNETSNVIGNAQGLYLSSSKSENLTLVLYVDFGFTTGKFKGSSLSLFSRNPVTEPKPRELAIVGGRGKFRLARGYAKVKTHFLDFKNGDAILEYDVTVLHY; this is translated from the coding sequence atggaGAACAAATCAATCTTCATTGTCTTAGCCCTATTTCTATGCAGCATCACAATTCCAGTGCAATCTGAATACCATTCAGAAGGAAACATAAAAGCTCTCCATCTAAAAGAGAAAGTAACCCATCTTCATTTCTACCTCTTCGACATCCTCAGTGGAAAAAACCCTAGTGCAGTACAAATCGCACAGCCCAACATCACCCTCGGAGCATCACAATCAGCAACACCGTTCGGCCATCTCTACGCCATCGACGATCCGTTAAAAGACGGTCCAAATGAAACCTCTAACGTGATTGGAAACGCGCAGGGTCTTTATTTATCTTCGAGTAAGAGTGAGAATTTGACGCTTGTTTTGTACGTTGATTTTGGTTTTACTACAGGGAAGTTTAAGGGAAGCTCTTTGAGCCTTTTTTCGAGGAATCCTGTTACTGAACCAAAGCCTCGTGAGTTGGCTATTGTTGGTGGGAGAGGGAAGTTTAGATTGGCGAGAGGTTATGCGAAGGTTAAGACGCATTTTTTGGATTTCAAAAATGGTGATGCCATTCTTGAGTATGATGTTACTGTTCTTCATTACTAG